A region from the Bacillus sp. Marseille-P3661 genome encodes:
- a CDS encoding alpha/beta fold hydrolase, translating into MVTKQNAFLTVENIDIYYELIVNKQAQNSSFTIVLLHGSLSSTFCYRKLIPYFEKDYNIVNIDLPPFGKSEKSRTFKYTYKNLAMLVIESVKKLGFTSCIVVGHSMGGQIALMAGQKEQQLVKGIVLLSSSGYMPRFKKSFILATYIPFFSFAIKRYLERQGVASNLLKVVHDQKMIDDEMIKGYEEPFHDRKIFFPLLRLIRYREGDLTPEELKQIHTPTLLIWGKHDRIVPVRIGKQLHEDLPNSKFIVYEKTGHLVPEERPDLVYRDIQVFLESLPALI; encoded by the coding sequence GTGGTTACAAAACAAAATGCATTTCTGACCGTAGAAAACATCGACATTTACTATGAGCTAATTGTAAATAAGCAAGCCCAAAACTCTAGCTTTACTATCGTTTTACTTCATGGTTCCCTTTCCTCAACATTTTGTTATCGAAAATTAATCCCTTATTTTGAGAAAGACTATAACATTGTCAATATTGATTTACCGCCTTTTGGGAAGAGCGAGAAATCGAGAACATTTAAATATACATATAAAAACTTAGCAATGCTTGTTATAGAATCTGTAAAAAAACTGGGTTTTACAAGCTGTATTGTTGTTGGACATTCGATGGGTGGACAAATAGCATTAATGGCTGGACAAAAGGAACAACAGCTAGTTAAAGGAATCGTGTTATTAAGCAGCTCTGGGTACATGCCGAGGTTTAAAAAAAGCTTTATTTTAGCAACGTATATTCCCTTCTTTTCATTCGCCATCAAGCGCTATTTAGAGAGACAGGGCGTTGCAAGCAACTTGTTAAAAGTCGTCCATGATCAAAAAATGATTGATGATGAAATGATTAAAGGCTATGAAGAGCCTTTTCATGATCGAAAAATATTTTTTCCATTATTAAGATTAATACGATACCGCGAAGGTGATCTTACCCCCGAAGAATTAAAACAAATTCATACCCCTACGTTATTAATATGGGGAAAGCACGATCGAATTGTTCCTGTTCGAATTGGCAAGCAACTCCACGAAGACCTACCAAATTCTAAATTTATTGTATACGAAAAAACAGGCCACCTTGTTCCAGAAGAGCGACCTGATTTAGTATACCGGGATATTCAAGTGTTTTTAGAAAGTCTTCCAGCATTAATCTAA
- a CDS encoding ATP-binding protein, whose product MKLSDNQSSFLVKREMDIFQVIELTENIARNMGFRNEETLFLKLVIEEACMNAYEYCQKTDQDVFQVRWSLTSELLDICIKHKGEIFPIAEEPKELNHGNRGRGLQLIKHIMDEVKVMKNGDYVELFMKKMISVNDV is encoded by the coding sequence ATGAAACTATCCGATAATCAATCTAGTTTCCTAGTTAAAAGAGAGATGGATATTTTTCAAGTTATTGAACTAACTGAAAATATCGCTAGAAATATGGGGTTTCGAAATGAAGAGACGCTATTTTTAAAGCTTGTGATCGAAGAGGCTTGCATGAATGCCTATGAGTATTGTCAAAAAACTGATCAAGATGTGTTTCAGGTAAGGTGGAGTTTAACTTCTGAATTACTAGATATTTGTATAAAACATAAAGGTGAAATATTTCCCATTGCCGAGGAACCAAAAGAACTGAATCACGGCAATAGAGGTCGCGGATTACAGTTAATTAAACATATTATGGATGAAGTAAAAGTGATGAAAAATGGGGATTATGTTGAATTATTCATGAAAAAAATGATTTCAGTGAACGATGTCTAA
- a CDS encoding peptidylprolyl isomerase, translating into MKKSLISLLVVFGILLLGACGGNEAPADTDNGESTENQEETQNQENQNQGQEVNLPQLEPAAEGDSIVTMKTSLGDIVIKLFPDHAPKAVENFLTHSKNGYYNGLTFHRVISDFMIQGGDPSGNGTGGESIWGEPFEDEFSTELFNFRGALSMANSGPNTNGSQFFIVQAKVVDEELVNQMQQAGFPPNAIEKYKELGGTPWLDQKHTVFGQVIEGMDVVDKIASVEVDSVTSAPVEPVLINEVVVKE; encoded by the coding sequence ATGAAAAAATCATTGATTAGCTTGTTAGTAGTTTTCGGGATATTACTATTGGGGGCTTGTGGTGGTAATGAAGCTCCAGCGGATACGGATAATGGCGAGTCTACAGAAAATCAAGAGGAAACTCAAAATCAAGAGAATCAAAATCAAGGTCAAGAAGTTAATCTACCACAATTGGAGCCAGCAGCAGAAGGGGATTCTATCGTGACAATGAAAACTAGTTTAGGGGATATTGTTATTAAACTATTTCCAGATCATGCTCCAAAAGCGGTTGAAAACTTTTTAACACATAGTAAAAATGGCTACTATAACGGTTTAACTTTTCATCGAGTAATCAGTGATTTTATGATTCAAGGTGGTGACCCGAGTGGGAACGGAACAGGTGGTGAAAGTATTTGGGGAGAACCGTTTGAAGATGAGTTTTCTACAGAACTTTTTAACTTCCGTGGTGCATTATCAATGGCGAATAGCGGACCGAACACAAATGGTAGTCAATTTTTCATCGTTCAGGCTAAAGTCGTGGACGAGGAATTAGTTAATCAAATGCAACAGGCTGGTTTCCCACCTAACGCTATCGAAAAGTATAAAGAATTGGGCGGAACACCATGGCTTGATCAAAAACATACTGTATTTGGACAAGTAATAGAGGGTATGGATGTTGTTGATAAAATTGCGAGTGTTGAGGTAGATTCTGTTACAAGTGCTCCTGTTGAGCCGGTTTTAATTAATGAAGTTGTCGTGAAAGAATAA
- a CDS encoding STAS domain-containing protein, with the protein MVQTLIWDDNISIVNVKAFELAIQNLLESNASGIILNLDRVSYMNSRGLGVIADAVKEAARLEKQIVISHIQKSMKEIFDIVRFDSIIRIFPTDNEAQKFLEKSKRVSLTA; encoded by the coding sequence TTGGTTCAAACTTTAATATGGGATGATAATATATCAATTGTAAATGTAAAAGCTTTCGAATTAGCTATTCAAAATCTATTGGAATCGAATGCTAGTGGTATTATCTTAAATCTAGATCGTGTTTCATATATGAATAGCCGTGGACTCGGAGTGATTGCAGATGCAGTGAAGGAAGCAGCAAGATTGGAAAAACAAATTGTAATCTCCCATATACAAAAATCAATGAAAGAAATATTTGATATCGTTCGTTTTGATTCAATTATTCGAATCTTTCCTACAGATAATGAAGCTCAAAAGTTTCTTGAAAAATCTAAACGTGTTTCATTAACTGCTTAA
- the purT gene encoding formate-dependent phosphoribosylglycinamide formyltransferase, producing the protein MYGAPLSQNSKKLMLLGSGELGKEVIIEAQRLGVETIAVDRYEHAPAMQVAHRSYVIDMQDPSQLSKVVYQEKPDLIVPEIEAIATSALIQLEQEGFNVIPTANATRLTMDREGIRRLAYEELNVPTAQYEFADTLDELKQAVEKIGTPCVIKPLMSSSGKGQSVCKTPNDIEASWTYAMEGSRGKSTRVIVEEFIKFDSEITLLTVRSISGTSFCAPIGHVQKDGDYIESWQPHFMSETQLLQAQKIAKTVTDALGGYGVFGVELFLCEDGVYFSEVSPRPHDTGMVTLVTQDLSEFALHVRAILGFPIPSINLLTHGASHTLKATDETSEFILTGIDKALALPNTHVRVFGKPETKKGRRMAVALSTAKTVDEARKLAEQGAQCLQIQQLSTIN; encoded by the coding sequence ATGTATGGAGCTCCGCTTTCTCAAAACTCAAAAAAATTAATGTTATTAGGGTCAGGGGAACTAGGAAAAGAAGTCATCATTGAAGCCCAAAGATTAGGTGTCGAAACGATTGCTGTTGATCGCTATGAACACGCACCTGCTATGCAAGTAGCACATCGTTCTTATGTAATTGATATGCAGGATCCTAGTCAGCTTTCAAAAGTTGTTTATCAAGAAAAACCTGATTTGATCGTTCCCGAAATTGAAGCGATTGCAACTTCTGCTTTAATTCAATTAGAACAGGAAGGTTTCAATGTTATTCCGACCGCCAATGCAACCCGTTTAACAATGGATCGTGAAGGCATACGTCGACTAGCGTACGAGGAACTTAATGTGCCAACAGCACAATATGAATTTGCAGATACGCTTGACGAGTTAAAACAAGCTGTAGAGAAAATAGGCACACCTTGTGTAATTAAGCCATTAATGAGTTCTTCTGGAAAAGGTCAAAGTGTTTGCAAAACACCAAATGATATTGAAGCAAGTTGGACATACGCTATGGAAGGTAGCCGCGGTAAAAGTACGCGAGTAATTGTGGAAGAATTTATTAAATTTGACTCTGAAATTACTTTATTAACAGTTCGGTCTATTTCTGGCACAAGCTTTTGTGCGCCAATTGGTCATGTTCAAAAAGATGGTGATTATATCGAATCATGGCAGCCGCATTTTATGAGTGAAACACAATTACTTCAAGCGCAAAAAATTGCTAAAACAGTCACCGATGCACTTGGCGGTTATGGAGTATTTGGAGTCGAGCTATTCCTTTGTGAAGACGGCGTTTACTTCAGTGAAGTGTCACCACGTCCACATGATACAGGTATGGTAACACTTGTTACTCAAGATTTATCAGAATTTGCATTACACGTAAGGGCGATTCTCGGCTTTCCAATTCCATCTATTAATCTGCTTACACACGGAGCTTCACATACATTAAAAGCTACAGATGAAACATCTGAATTTATCCTAACTGGAATTGACAAGGCACTTGCCCTACCAAATACACATGTACGAGTATTTGGTAAACCTGAAACAAAAAAAGGCCGAAGAATGGCCGTTGCATTAAGCACAGCCAAAACAGTCGACGAAGCGCGTAAACTCGCAGAACAAGGCGCACAATGTTTACAAATTCAACAACTTAGCACAATAAATTAG
- a CDS encoding kinase-associated lipoprotein B, protein MSNEFQLGQIVTGIYKTGKYIGEITAIKPQLYTIRVKAVLKHPQQGDLHAPKEADVLFFHERRALALNEQTNIPKTQVREYTEDVPDYTESLRIAISEQKQKLQSEKSDWANKSIEILEKLELDYFK, encoded by the coding sequence ATGTCTAATGAGTTTCAATTAGGTCAAATTGTAACCGGGATATATAAAACCGGAAAGTATATTGGAGAAATTACAGCTATAAAACCTCAGCTCTATACAATTCGCGTCAAAGCAGTTCTTAAACATCCGCAACAAGGTGATTTACATGCACCAAAAGAAGCGGATGTCCTATTTTTTCATGAAAGACGTGCTTTAGCTTTAAATGAACAAACGAATATTCCAAAAACACAGGTAAGAGAATATACAGAAGATGTCCCAGACTATACCGAATCTCTAAGGATAGCAATCAGTGAACAAAAACAAAAACTCCAAAGTGAAAAATCAGATTGGGCTAATAAATCAATTGAAATTCTTGAAAAGCTTGAGCTTGATTATTTTAAATAA
- the ribE gene encoding riboflavin synthase, protein MFTGIIEEKGTVKSIVQSGEAIVMTIAAPKILQDVHLGDSIAVNGVCLTVTSYDSQVFSVDIMPETVRATSLKDLKMGSKVNLERAMAANGRFGGHIVSGHVDGIGTIIKKQPVSNAVYYEIEVDKSLLRYMLYKGSVTVDGTSLTIFGLTENSFTLSLIPHTLSETIIGDKSRGDIVNIECDILGKYIEKFISKGNLQGTETKITNSFLEEHGYK, encoded by the coding sequence TTGTTCACGGGAATTATTGAAGAAAAGGGTACTGTTAAATCAATCGTGCAATCTGGTGAGGCAATTGTCATGACAATTGCTGCTCCAAAAATATTACAAGACGTTCACCTAGGAGACAGCATTGCAGTTAATGGAGTTTGTCTGACTGTAACTTCTTATGACTCGCAAGTGTTTTCTGTAGACATCATGCCTGAAACTGTCCGTGCAACTTCACTTAAAGATCTTAAAATGGGATCAAAAGTAAATCTTGAAAGAGCAATGGCCGCCAATGGGCGCTTTGGTGGTCACATTGTTTCAGGCCACGTGGACGGGATTGGTACCATCATTAAAAAGCAACCCGTATCAAATGCTGTATATTATGAAATTGAAGTGGATAAGAGCTTACTCCGCTATATGCTATATAAAGGGTCCGTTACTGTTGACGGAACAAGCTTAACCATTTTTGGACTAACCGAAAATTCATTTACATTATCTTTAATTCCACATACATTATCTGAAACAATTATTGGTGATAAATCTCGAGGTGACATTGTTAATATTGAATGTGATATTTTGGGGAAATATATAGAAAAGTTCATCTCTAAAGGAAATTTACAAGGTACAGAAACAAAAATTACAAACTCATTCCTTGAAGAGCACGGTTATAAGTAG
- a CDS encoding SH3 domain-containing protein, whose product MKCLSKSWMATVVAFVILLPVNFNPIHTYAETSIATKCGYVPEQGVNPSPQTINCLLTEVALSYDVPPEIVKAIAEQESGWQHYTSQEVPLISDDGGIGIMQVTLTTGLDVERLESDLLYNIEAGVQNLNNSFARKDLPTINNGSRHIIENWYFAIMAYNGIKPVNSPVYQASGKRNEDAYQEQVMQIIRAKSLLDIAPSSFKSTDFVYNTEDVQNIQFATMFFNLTNGPLHTSKYFFKQNEEVYFNRADVKVRQQPTTSSSIVKTVKQNETGIVTGSFVYDVVNPANHFTWYPVQLSDGTKGYVAGSYLSKSETNAPVTEKWKEWNTAQKVAKDKVWNVELDTEIAASSIQSTNIYIQDSTKKDVAVELSLGADAKKISIKPLQTYVSGQTYTLYIKNIKSVKGKQLKDNVKMDFVVQ is encoded by the coding sequence TTGAAGTGTTTGTCTAAATCATGGATGGCTACTGTTGTGGCATTTGTAATTTTACTTCCGGTAAATTTTAATCCTATTCATACATATGCTGAAACATCAATAGCTACTAAATGTGGATATGTACCGGAGCAGGGAGTGAATCCTTCACCCCAAACTATTAATTGTTTGTTAACAGAAGTGGCATTATCTTATGATGTACCACCGGAAATAGTTAAAGCGATAGCTGAACAGGAAAGTGGCTGGCAACATTATACTAGTCAAGAGGTTCCACTTATTAGTGATGATGGCGGCATCGGGATTATGCAAGTAACGCTAACAACAGGTTTAGATGTGGAAAGGCTTGAAAGCGATTTGCTTTATAACATTGAAGCGGGGGTTCAAAACTTAAATAATAGTTTTGCTCGCAAAGACTTACCTACCATTAATAATGGCTCAAGACATATTATTGAAAACTGGTACTTTGCAATTATGGCTTATAATGGCATTAAGCCTGTTAATAGCCCAGTTTATCAAGCAAGTGGTAAGCGAAATGAAGATGCCTACCAAGAGCAAGTTATGCAAATTATCAGGGCTAAAAGTTTACTAGATATAGCACCTAGTTCATTTAAATCTACCGATTTTGTTTATAATACTGAAGATGTTCAAAATATACAGTTTGCAACGATGTTTTTTAATCTAACGAACGGACCATTGCATACTAGTAAATATTTTTTCAAACAAAATGAAGAAGTTTATTTCAATCGAGCAGATGTGAAGGTGCGTCAGCAACCAACTACATCGAGTTCAATTGTAAAGACTGTAAAACAAAATGAGACCGGGATAGTAACTGGTTCTTTTGTATATGATGTGGTGAATCCAGCTAACCATTTTACATGGTATCCGGTACAGTTATCAGATGGAACAAAAGGATATGTAGCGGGAAGTTATTTGAGTAAATCAGAAACTAATGCTCCAGTAACTGAAAAGTGGAAAGAATGGAACACAGCTCAAAAAGTTGCGAAAGACAAAGTTTGGAATGTAGAGTTAGATACGGAGATTGCTGCTAGTTCTATTCAGTCTACAAACATCTATATACAAGATTCTACTAAGAAGGATGTAGCAGTAGAATTATCTTTAGGTGCCGATGCTAAAAAGATTAGTATTAAACCTTTGCAAACATACGTATCAGGGCAAACATATACCCTATATATAAAAAATATCAAGTCTGTAAAAGGTAAGCAGCTTAAGGACAATGTAAAAATGGATTTTGTGGTCCAATAA
- a CDS encoding gamma-type small acid-soluble spore protein, whose product MDLKKEDISYSIVGTNIDDVKRENAQSGLSYNEVKALLAQQGGFNTKIYSDTNVDEIRKQLNNNNK is encoded by the coding sequence ATGGATTTAAAAAAAGAGGATATTTCCTATTCTATCGTTGGAACAAATATAGATGATGTCAAGCGAGAGAATGCCCAATCCGGGCTTTCATATAATGAAGTAAAAGCTCTATTAGCACAGCAAGGCGGCTTTAACACTAAGATATATTCAGACACTAATGTGGACGAGATCCGTAAACAACTAAATAACAATAACAAGTAG
- a CDS encoding YugE family protein, with the protein MLNEKIREVINDWDPLGYGSGSYEVEVVDVIQAVHEINDLKYLAKRIQFIYEFSFEQLIPFAECQEVAKKVLALKETIPYAV; encoded by the coding sequence ATGTTAAATGAAAAAATCAGAGAAGTGATTAATGACTGGGATCCATTAGGCTATGGCTCTGGCTCATATGAAGTTGAAGTGGTTGATGTTATCCAAGCAGTCCATGAAATTAACGATCTAAAATACTTAGCAAAGCGAATTCAATTTATTTATGAGTTTTCATTTGAACAATTGATTCCTTTTGCTGAATGTCAGGAAGTTGCAAAAAAGGTATTGGCTCTAAAAGAAACAATTCCATATGCGGTATAG
- the ribD gene encoding bifunctional diaminohydroxyphosphoribosylaminopyrimidine deaminase/5-amino-6-(5-phosphoribosylamino)uracil reductase RibD, with product MTDEQYMRLAIELAANTKGQTSPNPLVGAVVVKNNQIVGMGAHLKAGEPHAEVHAIHMAGEKAKNATIYVTLEPCSHHGRTPPCADLLIKNEVSRVVIASTDPNPLVAGKGIKKLRDAGIEVDVGVLKEEAEALNEVFFHYISTRTPYVTLKSATTLDGKIATVTGESKWITSEEARLDVHKYRHRHDAILVGVNTVIKDNPQLTTRLPLGGKNPIRIVLDTNLRIPEHAALLNDGCAPTWVVSGKNAPLEKIQLLKEKNIEMIQLPTEKINIPSFLKAIAEKGISSLYVEGGAEINGSFIKEKAVNQVITYIAPKIIGGTAAPTSIGGEGFENLSDSLQLVIKSVEQIGPDIKIISVPVKEA from the coding sequence ATGACAGACGAACAGTATATGCGACTTGCGATTGAACTTGCAGCTAATACAAAAGGACAAACAAGTCCAAATCCATTAGTTGGTGCTGTAGTTGTGAAGAATAACCAAATTGTAGGCATGGGGGCGCACTTAAAGGCTGGTGAACCACATGCTGAAGTACACGCTATTCATATGGCCGGCGAAAAGGCAAAAAATGCAACGATTTATGTAACATTAGAGCCATGTAGTCATCATGGCCGGACACCCCCATGCGCTGACCTATTAATTAAAAACGAAGTAAGTCGAGTTGTAATTGCCTCAACAGACCCGAACCCTCTTGTTGCTGGCAAGGGTATTAAAAAATTAAGAGATGCAGGAATTGAAGTTGATGTTGGCGTACTTAAAGAAGAAGCGGAAGCGCTGAACGAAGTCTTTTTTCATTATATTTCAACTCGTACACCATATGTAACCCTTAAATCGGCAACAACCCTCGATGGGAAAATTGCTACGGTTACAGGTGAGAGCAAATGGATTACTAGCGAAGAAGCTAGATTGGATGTTCATAAATATCGACATCGTCATGATGCAATCTTGGTCGGGGTCAATACGGTCATTAAAGACAATCCTCAACTTACAACAAGATTACCATTAGGTGGTAAAAACCCGATAAGAATCGTTCTAGATACCAACCTAAGGATTCCAGAACATGCTGCATTGCTAAATGATGGTTGTGCACCCACATGGGTTGTCAGTGGAAAAAATGCACCTTTAGAAAAAATACAGCTATTAAAAGAAAAAAATATTGAGATGATCCAGCTACCAACTGAGAAAATCAACATTCCATCTTTCCTAAAAGCCATAGCTGAAAAAGGAATTTCCTCACTGTATGTAGAAGGCGGAGCAGAAATTAACGGCAGTTTCATTAAAGAAAAAGCTGTTAATCAAGTTATTACGTATATCGCTCCAAAAATAATCGGCGGAACAGCCGCACCTACCTCTATCGGTGGTGAGGGATTTGAAAATTTAAGTGATAGTTTGCAGCTTGTTATCAAATCAGTAGAACAAATTGGGCCTGACATTAAAATTATCTCGGTACCAGTTAAGGAGGCATAA